From Parambassis ranga chromosome 9, fParRan2.1, whole genome shotgun sequence, the proteins below share one genomic window:
- the ascc2 gene encoding activating signal cointegrator 1 complex subunit 2 has product MACARVPLDEQQVTEPGPLGKDRTLPALHPDRMEERCFVPYKPPPEEGSPAEVEEFLEHAKFITEDLEWLLTLPHDKFWCQVVFDESLQRCLDSYLHHAPRSLDLATLPSSLAVADMQRSVHRVVFLSFLRMATHKESKDHFFSPTVFGEIIYENFLFDIPKILDLCVLFGKGNGQLLHKMIENIFTQQPSYYSDLDETVPTVLQVFDTILDKCGIHCEGATAMEPVKLNAHKQPTAMTMSEQELVDIILYLCDSTTTIHAFLDIFPAACSSFHSHGFLNRLTTFYETAVPDLEKAIKKRNFDDKALQEDAWRRLSHSCRKMVEMAHLLLHNTCLQPILEGRENMQTFAEELLQYFTSFLPEKRFLSDYDEQFPIADDISLLQQALPVIDETRTSYLLQGVESAWDSVGRRKISSQMHSKTSSLLSARQGAAGGAAAAACSSSAGFIPQEVREPGGGAEALLGVPTKGNNGAVCPVSGAELESLLSCIRDLLPDLGEGFLLACLQEYDYSSELVINNILEDRLAPSLEKLDRAMPRPVKEELPAVLNNRSNVFDDDEFDVFRRDQVDMSRIWKGRRKGENIREMLDNKQHIEEQRARYHAYETVVDEVVIEPGDSAAAYDLDDYDDEYDDTYDMNQVGANDLDGDSLLNRRPFTVPQVLRKANKAEEEEEEEDDEEDALQNNVNRDQFVQDPALLRERAEARRAAMQQRKGFRPERPSNVVGRPKGQGQTTETFLDRRKKETNKNRVANHNRRTMADRKRNKGMIPS; this is encoded by the exons ATGGCCTGTGCTCGAGTGCCCCTGGACGAGCAGCAGGTGACTGAGCCTGGCCCTCTGGGTAAAGATCGCACACTGCCTGCCCTG CACCCAGACAGGATGGAGGAGCGCTGTTTTGTGCCTTACAAGCCTCCGCCTGAGGAGGGCTCTCCTGCCGAGGTGGAGGAGTTTTTAGAACATGCCAAATTCATCACAGAAGACCTGGAgtggctgctcacactgccccACGACAAGTTCTGGTGCCAG GTTGTGTTTGACGAGTCGCTGCAGAGATGCCTGGACTCATACCTCCATCACGCCCCTCGCAGTCTCGACCTCGCCACCCTGCCCTCCTCGCTGGCGGTGGCAGACATGCAGCGCTCTGTCCACAGGGTGGTCTTCTTGAGCTTCCTCAGGATGGCCACACATAAAGAATCGAAG GATCATTTTTTCAGCCCAACTGTGTTTGGAGAAATCATTTATGAGAACTTCCTGTTTGACATTCCTAAAATCCtggatctgtgtgtgctgtttggaAAAGGCAACGGCCAGCTGCTGCACAAGATGATAG AGAACATCTTCACCCAGCAGCCGTCCTACTACAGCGACCTGGATGAGACGGTGCCCACTGTGTTACAG GTGTTTGACACAATCCTGGACAAGTGTGGTATTCATTGTGAAGGAGCCACTGCCATGGAGCCCGTAAAGctgaatgcacacaaacaacccACTGCCATGACCATGAgcgagcag GAACTTGTAGATATTATTTTGTACCTGTGCGACTCCACAACCACCATCCATGCCTTCCTGGATATCTTCCCTGCAGCCTGCTCCAGCTTCCACTCCCACGGCTTCCTCAACAG GCTGACCACATTTTATGAGACTGCCGTGCCTGACCTCGAGAAGGCAATAAAGAAGAGAAACTTTGACGATAAAGC TCTGCAGGAAGACGCGTGGAGGCGGCTGTCTCACTCCTGTCGGAAGATGGTGGAGATggctcacctgctgctgcacaacACCTGCCTGCAGCCGATCCTGGAGGG GAGggaaaacatgcaaacatttgCAGAGGAGCTGCTACAATATTTCACATCATTTTTACCAGAGAAAAG GTTCTTGTCAGACTACGATGAGCAGTTTCCAATCGCAGATGACATCAGCCTGCTGCAGCAGGCCCTCCCTGTCAT TGATGAGACCAGGACGTCCTACCTGCTGCAGGGTGTGGAGAGTGCCTGGGACAGCGTCGGTCGACGGAAAATATCGAGTCAGATGCACAGTAAAACCTCCTCGCTGTTGTCAGCCCGTCAGGGAGcggcaggaggagctgctgctgctgcctgctcctcatCTGCTGGCTTTATACCTCAGGAGGTCAGAgagccaggaggaggagcagaggcccTGCTGGGTGTCCCCACTAAAGGAAACAAT GGTGCTGTGTGTCCTGTAAGCGGGGCCGAGCTGGAGTCTCTTCTGTCGTGCATCAGGGATCTGCTTCCTGATCTGGGCGAAGGCTTTCTGCTGGCCTGCCTGCAGGAGTACGACTACAGCTCCGAGCTGGTCATTAACAACATTCTGGAGGACCGCTTAGCCCCCAGTCTGGAGAAACTGGACCGAGCCATGCCAAG GCCGGTGAAGGAGGAGCTTCCAGCTGTGCTGAACAACAGGTCCAATGTGTTTGACGACGACGAGTTTGACGTCTTCCGCAGGGACCAGGTGGACATGTCCCGGATCTGGAAGGGCAGGAG GAAAGGCGAGAATATCAGAGAGATGCTCGACAACAAGCAGCACATCGAGGAGCAGAGGGCTCGTTATCATGCCTACGAGACGGTGGTGGACGAGGTCGTCATTGAACCCGGTGACTCTGCTGCTGCGTACGACCTGGACGACTACGACGACGAGTACGACGACACCTACGACATGAACCAAGTGGGAGCGAACGACCTGGATGGAGACAGCCTGCTAAACAGAAG GCCGTTCACCGTCCCACAGGTACTGAGGAAAGCAAacaaagcagaggaagaggaggaggaggaagacgatgAAGAAGATGCTTTACAG AACAATGTAAACAGGGATCAGTTCGTGCAGGACCCggctctgctgagggagaggGCCGAAGCCAGAAGAGCCGCCATGCAGCAGAGAAAAGG TTTCCGGCCGGAGCGTCCCAGCAACGTGGTGGGCCGACCCAAAGGCCAAGGACAAACTACGGAGACGTTCCTGGACCGACGCAAGAAAGAGACCAACAAGAACCGCGTGGCAAATCACAACAGACGCACCATGGCCGACCGCAAGAGGAACAAAGGCATGATCCCCTCCTGA
- the slc39a14 gene encoding metal cation symporter ZIP14 isoform X3: MLCFSPQCFGLISVLLLPSILNSSVGFLILVCDGDQCLLPHRSLHRASDEDPLYEACAHLFHRSCHWHAVVHCHPAAHARVWGYGILCVTLISLCSLVGASVVPFMKKTFYKRLLLYFIALAIGTLYSNALFQLIPEAFGFDPMVDFYVSKSAVVFGGFYLFFFTEKVLKVLLKQKDGSHGHSHYSGEKRYSAPDGDVEEGEKEKLQQNGEASSLALGKVDAGEGELMLSPAQTPQDSQSPNSGGRSGSGGGCYWLKGMAYSDIGTLAWMITLSDGLHNFIDGLAIGASFTASVFQGVSTSVAILCEEFPHELGDFVILLNAGMSIQQALFFNFLSACCCYLGMGFGILAGNSFSPNWIFALAGGMFLYIALADMFPEMNEVSREEEDAGGSSFLLTFAIQNAGLLTGFSIMLLLTIYSGQIQLG; encoded by the exons ATGCTGTGCTTCAGTCCACAGTGTTTTGGTCTAATATCAGTCCTCCttcttccatccatcctcaACTCCAGTGTGGGGTTTCTCATTCTTGTGTGTGACGGTGATCAATGCCTTCTCCCTCACCGGAGTCTTCATCGTGCCTCTGATGAAGACCCGTTATATGAAGCATGCGCTCACCTTTTTCATCGCTCTTGCCATTGGCACGCTGTTGTCCACTGCCATCCTGCAGCTCATGCCAGAG TATGGGGTTATGGGATCCTGTGTGTGACACTGATCTCTCTGTGCTCGCTGGTCGGGGCGAGCGTGGTGCCCTTCATGAAGAAAACCTTTTACAAGCGACTGCTGCTGTACTTCATAGCCCTGGCCATTGGCACGCTGTACTCCAACGCCCTGTTTCAGCTCATCCCAGAG GCCTTTGGTTTCGACCCCATGGTGGATTTCTACGTATCAAAGTCAGCGGTGGTGTTCGGAGGCTtttacctcttcttcttcactgaaaAAGTCCTCAAGGTGCTTCTCAAGCAAAAAGATGGG AGCCACGGTCACAGTCATTACTCCGGGGAGAAGCGTTACTCGGCTCCTGACGGGGACGTGGAGGAGGGTgagaaggagaagctgcagcagaacgGAGAGGCCAGCAGTCTGGCTCTGGGCAAGGTGGATGCAGGGGAGGGCGAGCTGATGCTCAGCCCTGCACAGACCCCACAG GACTCCCAGAGTCCCAACAGCGGAGGGCGGTCTGGCAGTGGTGGTGGCTGCTATTGGCTGAAGGGGATGGCTTACTCTGACATCGGCACACTGGCCTGGATGATCACACTGAGCGATGGCCTGCATAACTTCATTGACGGCTTGGCCATCGGCGCCTCCTTCACCGCCTCTGTCTTCCAGGGCGTCAGCACCTCCGTGGCCATCCTGTGTGAGGAGTTTCCCCACGAGCTGG GAGACTTTGTGATCCTGCTGAACGCCGGCATGAGCATACAGCAGGCGCTGTTCTTCAACTTCCTGTCGGCCTGTTGCTGCTACCTGGGCATGGGCTTCGGCATCCTGGCAGGAAACAGTTTCTCCCCCAACTGGATCTTTGCTCTGGCTGGGGGCATGTTCCTGTACATCGCTCTGGCAGACATG TTCCCAGAGATGAACGAGGTGAGTCGTGAGGAAGAGGACGCCGGCggcagcagcttcctcctcaCCTTTGCCATTCAGAATGCTGGCCTGCTGACGGGCTTCTCCATCATGCTCCTCCTCACTATCTACTCTGGACAAATCCAGCTGGGCTAG